A region of Phalacrocorax carbo chromosome 9, bPhaCar2.1, whole genome shotgun sequence DNA encodes the following proteins:
- the AP4S1 gene encoding AP-4 complex subunit sigma-1 isoform X1 gives MIKFFLMVNKQGQTRLSRYYEHVEINKRAMLEAEVIKNCLSRSKDQCSFIEYKDFKLVYRQYAALFVVVGINETENEMAVYELIHNFVEVLDKYFSRVSELDVSFSIMFNLDRVHIILDEMVLNGCIVETNRSRILAPLFVLDKVVES, from the exons atgataAAATTTTTTCTTATGGTAAACAAACAAGGTCAAACAAGGCTCTCGAGGTATTATGAGCATGTAGAAATTAATAAACGGGCAATGCTGGAAGCTGAAGTAATCAAAAACTGTCTCTCCCGTTCAAAGGATCAG TGCTCTTTCATTGAGTATAAGGACTTTAAGCTGGTATACCGACAGTATGCAGCCCTTTTCGTAGTCGTTGGAATCAACGAGACAGAG aatGAGATGGCAGTGTATGAACTAATTCATAATTTTGTGGAAGTTTTGGACAAATACTTCAGCAGAGTG AGTGAATTAGATGTATCCTTTTCA ATCATGTTCAATTTGGACAGAGTGCACATCATTTTGGATGAAATGGTGCTAAATGGTTGCATTGTGGAAACAAACAGGAGCAGAATTCTCGCCCCTCTGTTCGTGCTTGACAAAGTGGTGGAAAGCTAG
- the AP4S1 gene encoding AP-4 complex subunit sigma-1 isoform X2, with product MIKFFLMVNKQGQTRLSRYYEHVEINKRAMLEAEVIKNCLSRSKDQCSFIEYKDFKLVYRQYAALFVVVGINETENEMAVYELIHNFVEVLDKYFSRVSELDIMFNLDRVHIILDEMVLNGCIVETNRSRILAPLFVLDKVVES from the exons atgataAAATTTTTTCTTATGGTAAACAAACAAGGTCAAACAAGGCTCTCGAGGTATTATGAGCATGTAGAAATTAATAAACGGGCAATGCTGGAAGCTGAAGTAATCAAAAACTGTCTCTCCCGTTCAAAGGATCAG TGCTCTTTCATTGAGTATAAGGACTTTAAGCTGGTATACCGACAGTATGCAGCCCTTTTCGTAGTCGTTGGAATCAACGAGACAGAG aatGAGATGGCAGTGTATGAACTAATTCATAATTTTGTGGAAGTTTTGGACAAATACTTCAGCAGAGTG AGTGAATTAGAT ATCATGTTCAATTTGGACAGAGTGCACATCATTTTGGATGAAATGGTGCTAAATGGTTGCATTGTGGAAACAAACAGGAGCAGAATTCTCGCCCCTCTGTTCGTGCTTGACAAAGTGGTGGAAAGCTAG